Proteins encoded together in one Natranaerovirga hydrolytica window:
- a CDS encoding response regulator, whose protein sequence is MYKVIIIEDDPMVASINKQYVEVNPLLKVVHHFSNGHEALAYLKDHTADLAIMDVYMPVMDGMDLLKEIRKTQKEIDVIMVTAANDSTHIQHFLHLGVIDYLIKPFEYKRFNHALQRFMEHRKRLSQEIFSQQQLDSLLDCPIGHTLEQEALSKGLQEKTLATILSYMKQHSGEPLTSEKIADQVGLSRVTVRRYMNYLVDKKQIISDIDYTTGGRPSIIYKHLRI, encoded by the coding sequence ATGTATAAAGTAATCATTATAGAAGACGACCCAATGGTCGCTTCCATCAATAAACAATATGTAGAAGTTAATCCACTTTTAAAGGTGGTTCATCATTTTTCTAATGGGCATGAAGCACTTGCGTATTTAAAAGATCATACCGCTGATTTAGCCATTATGGATGTTTACATGCCCGTCATGGATGGTATGGATCTTTTAAAAGAAATCCGAAAGACACAAAAAGAAATAGATGTGATTATGGTCACTGCTGCAAATGATTCTACACATATACAGCATTTTTTACACCTTGGTGTCATTGATTACTTGATAAAACCTTTTGAGTACAAGCGTTTTAATCATGCATTACAACGTTTTATGGAGCATCGCAAAAGGCTGAGTCAAGAAATATTCTCTCAACAACAATTAGATTCTCTTTTAGACTGTCCTATAGGACACACCCTTGAACAAGAAGCCCTAAGTAAAGGTCTTCAAGAAAAAACCTTAGCTACTATTTTATCTTATATGAAACAACATTCAGGGGAGCCCCTGACGAGCGAAAAGATTGCAGATCAAGTTGGTTTATCACGCGTTACCGTTCGTCGCTATATGAACTATCTTGTGGATAAAAAACAAATTATAAGCGACATTGACTATACCACTGGTGGCCGCCCCTCTATTATTTATAAACACCTTAGAATATAA
- the kwaA gene encoding anti-phage protein KwaA, translating to MNRKKKQEEDDNISLKIQLYIMSLWLLFLLIFMLTVDIPISFASDAKFIGIKALLQRNILAIISMVMVVLGIILTHHMQYRWKGVTNPPYRVKSIKNENYEYLTFLTTYIIPLICIDLNNIRYVIVLGILLFLIGFIFIKMDLYYGNPTLALLGYRLYKIEIENINNTDGIVVISKERLATGSSIDWMEIDKNIWFVKENKQ from the coding sequence TTGAATAGAAAAAAGAAACAGGAAGAAGATGATAACATTAGTTTGAAAATTCAACTTTATATCATGTCCTTATGGTTGCTTTTTTTACTAATCTTCATGTTGACAGTTGATATTCCTATTTCATTTGCATCAGATGCTAAATTCATTGGTATAAAGGCATTATTACAACGAAATATCCTTGCAATTATTTCAATGGTAATGGTAGTTCTAGGGATTATTCTTACACATCATATGCAGTACAGATGGAAAGGGGTAACTAATCCACCATATAGAGTGAAAAGTATAAAAAATGAAAATTACGAGTATTTGACATTCCTTACTACTTATATAATTCCACTAATATGCATTGATTTAAATAATATTAGATATGTTATTGTGTTAGGTATTCTCCTTTTTCTGATAGGGTTTATTTTTATAAAGATGGACTTATATTATGGGAATCCAACATTAGCTTTATTAGGATACAGACTATATAAGATTGAAATCGAAAATATTAATAATACAGATGGAATAGTAGTTATTTCCAAAGAACGATTAGCAACAGGGTCGTCAATTGATTGGATGGAAATTGATAAGAACATTTGGTTCGTAAAGGAGAATAAACAATGA
- a CDS encoding IS3 family transposase, giving the protein MYHQHNGILLYRMICDLLNRKGVECSYGTVYSYMREMGIRAITRRKKQPYKKGYIHHIFDYLIGQNFTAEKPNQIWCTNFTYLNLKIWSQTLQFQHY; this is encoded by the coding sequence ATCTATCATCAACATAATGGCATCCTCCTTTATCGAATGATTTGTGACTTATTGAATCGCAAAGGTGTCGAGTGTTCTTATGGTACCGTTTATTCTTACATGCGTGAAATGGGTATTAGAGCAATCACTAGACGCAAGAAGCAACCTTATAAAAAAGGATATATTCATCATATATTTGATTATCTTATAGGTCAGAATTTCACTGCAGAAAAGCCTAACCAGATTTGGTGTACCAATTTCACATACTTAAACTTAAAAATATGGAGCCAAACGTTACAATTTCAGCATTATTGA
- the kwaB gene encoding anti-phage protein KwaB — protein MILENMQQKINTILGGNYSAQIYFVLRDETYFKIKLVDIENQKTIPAIKTMFSDYLINQIVENEDLSLCELSTADERSNAIYCYDYDEYPEELGLFRNFDIKAAVRGDKFSFENDNLSKLHGYIIYLGSMEDGMVLFKKHYPISLIKRDAFLLGAIKSEKRFKKIDGDDIIRLNGSVQLMRLEDKIFVIDLKVLEQNFGFEKLIRQAADHTIQSIHEIGLIEDIQILRDAAEDISFSRKLSKVKNSSPILKLNISKEQIILFTKNTSVLSGKFKYSPDGNTIRLDTKKSKEAFLKLLNDSFLHSELTKLYYDARAKDNITESTQLEE, from the coding sequence ATGATTTTAGAGAATATGCAACAGAAAATAAATACGATTTTAGGTGGAAATTACTCGGCACAAATTTATTTTGTGCTTAGGGACGAGACATACTTCAAAATTAAATTGGTAGATATAGAAAACCAGAAGACTATACCTGCTATTAAAACTATGTTTAGTGATTATTTAATAAATCAAATTGTCGAAAATGAGGACTTAAGTTTGTGTGAACTTTCAACAGCTGACGAACGTTCTAATGCTATATATTGTTACGATTATGATGAGTATCCTGAGGAACTAGGATTATTTCGTAATTTTGATATTAAAGCTGCTGTACGTGGAGATAAATTCAGTTTTGAAAATGATAATCTTAGTAAGTTACATGGATACATAATATATCTTGGCTCAATGGAAGACGGAATGGTATTATTTAAAAAACATTATCCAATTTCACTTATAAAGAGAGATGCTTTCTTGCTCGGTGCTATAAAAAGTGAAAAGCGATTTAAAAAGATAGATGGTGATGATATTATACGATTAAATGGAAGTGTTCAATTGATGAGATTAGAAGACAAAATATTTGTTATTGACCTTAAGGTGCTTGAGCAAAATTTTGGATTTGAGAAATTGATTCGACAAGCTGCTGATCATACAATTCAATCCATACATGAAATTGGGTTGATTGAAGATATTCAGATTCTTAGAGATGCTGCAGAAGATATTTCTTTTTCAAGAAAACTATCAAAAGTTAAGAATTCTTCTCCAATATTAAAATTGAATATTTCCAAAGAACAAATTATTTTATTTACAAAAAATACTTCTGTATTATCAGGAAAGTTTAAATATAGTCCTGATGGTAACACAATTAGGTTAGATACGAAAAAATCAAAGGAGGCATTCCTTAAGCTCTTAAACGATTCATTTTTACACTCAGAGCTTACAAAGTTATATTATGATGCTAGAGCAAAAGATAATATTACAGAGAGTACGCAGCTAGAAGAGTAA
- a CDS encoding nucleotidyltransferase domain-containing protein, with amino-acid sequence MVNKTDAIEIITYAEESGINIWIDGGWGVDALLEEETRAHNDIDLFVEENNSKRFIGILKEKGFAKVTETYTTTTHNVWKDTKGRIIDLHIFKFNEQGYIVFEGEAYPPDVFSGIGKIGDKVVRCVDAENQVLFHLGYVHDENDVHDVKLLCDRFDIPIPNEYK; translated from the coding sequence ATGGTAAATAAAACAGACGCCATTGAGATCATAACATATGCTGAAGAAAGTGGAATTAACATTTGGATAGATGGCGGTTGGGGAGTAGATGCTCTATTAGAAGAGGAAACAAGAGCACACAACGATATTGATTTATTTGTGGAAGAAAATAATAGTAAAAGGTTTATTGGAATATTAAAAGAAAAAGGCTTTGCTAAAGTTACAGAAACATATACCACCACAACTCACAATGTTTGGAAGGATACTAAAGGTAGGATAATTGATCTTCATATATTTAAATTCAATGAACAAGGATACATTGTTTTTGAAGGAGAAGCATATCCCCCAGACGTGTTTAGTGGCATTGGGAAAATAGGCGATAAAGTGGTAAGGTGTGTCGATGCTGAAAATCAAGTATTATTTCACTTGGGCTATGTGCATGATGAAAATGATGTGCATGATGTAAAACTATTGTGCGATAGATTTGATATTCCTATTCCGAATGAATACAAGTAA